In Chryseobacterium oryzae, the genomic stretch CCATGCCATAGATAAAGAAGAATTCCGTGTTTGGTTGCAGGATATTATTGATTTTAAAAAAGGAATCGTAAAATTTGAAAACAGATTCCGTGCAGAAAAATCATGGTTTTATGAGCCACAAAAAGACATCAGTTCAGAAAGAATCCGCTATCGTTACCGTCTTAATATTTCTGTACCTTTAAATTCTAAAAAAATTGGTCCAAAAACACTTTTTGCCAATGTTTACGACGAAATTTTCTTAGTAACACCCATGAAACCTACGTTTGCCAGAAACAGAGTTTACGGAGGTTTTGGATATCAGATTGATGATCATTTTGGTGTTTTGGGCGGTTATCTTTGGCAAAGAGAATTTGAAGCTAAAGGAAACAAAAATGTACATTTTGTATATCTTGCTCTCAACATCAATATAGACGACACTGGGAGTAAAACCAAAACCTACCATTTTCCCGGAGCAGATTAATATTTTTCTGTTAGATAGCGATAAGCTTTCAGGTATTTGTTGAATCTGTGGATGTCTTTTTGTGTAAGTTCCCGGTTCACCCTTCTAAGATCCATATTATCCCGAAGATCATTCAGTTTTACAGCAACAGCCAAAGGAGATCTTTCTGTACGTTTAATAAAATCTTCATACGCTTCTTCAGGATCGAACTTTGTAAGACAGCTTACCGCAAACAGAATATATTCCGGAAATCCTTCAGATCTTAAATACTCAAAACTGAATTCTTCTGCATGATCTTCTACCACGTCATGCAAAACACCAACAATTTTCTCGTCTAACGTTTTACCATATTCCATTACACGCATTACGTGGGCGATGTACGGAGCCTGATATTTATCTTTTTGTCCTTTATGTGCTTTATCAGCTATTTTTATTGCTTTATTTAAAAGTTCTTCTTTGGTCATTATTCTTGTAAAAAATAGTCTGCAAAAATAAAAAACAAAGCATATAAACTCAACAGTTCTGAATACAAATTTCAGAAATTAACAATAAATTTTATTAATATAGTTTATTTAGAAGCAATTTCTTTTTTCAAAACAGGTTCTAATGCATTAGGCATTTTATACTTTGAAGTATCTACAGAATTAACCTTTAATGCAGAATATAAATTGACGTTGTTAGGTATATAAACAGGCATCTTGTAAAGATTTGCAATTGCACTGTCTGGTTTACTTATGTATGGTGAGTTATAATATGGTGAATTATAAAATAGCGGTCTTTGTTGATAAAAAGTCTTTAAACTATCTATTTTAAAGGGTTTTATTTCAGTATTCTGAGCAGAAAAAACTCCTGTACCGGCGATTAAGAAAAAGAATAGGTTTTTCATAAGAATCAATTTAAAAATAAAATATTCATTATAATCGGTGAAAGATACAAATTATCTTTTATATCATACCATAATGAATTAAAAATGGCCGGAAAAAATCCGACCATTGTAAGTAATAAATAAAGGTTCTGTCTTATTTCGTATTTTCATTTATACGTCTGGAAGACAGGTTAAGAAAACGTTTTACGAGCATACACGCAGAAATCGTTAATCCTAAACCAAGGGCAATCCACATTCCGAATGCACCCATTTTAAGAGTTACACAAAGGAAATATCCCAAAGGAATCGTAATTAACCAATATGCAATAAAAGTATAAATCGAAGGAATCTTTACATCCTGCAATCCTCTAAGCATTCCCAAAGCGGTTACCTGAATTCCGTCTGAAAGTTGAAATAATGCTGCAATAATCATCAGTTTAGAGGCTAAAGTTATCACTTCAATTTCTTCGGGTTTTGTAAAGAAAGTAGGGAGAATATTTCGCCCTACAATAAATACAAATCCGCAGAAACACATAAAGAGAAAAGCAATTTTAAGATTGTTGATTCCTATTTTTCTTAGTTCAACAAAGTTTTTTTCGCCCAACTTTCTCCCAATCATCACCGTTGATGCAACACTGAAACCAATGCACAGATTAAAGGTAAAAGATGCCATACTTAAAGCGATTTGGTGAGAAGCGATATCGTGGGCAGAAATGAGTCCGCAAATAAATGCTGCTCCTGCAAAAGCAGTTACCTCAAAGAACATCTGTAAAGCAGTAGGGAAGCCTAGGCGAATCATTTTTTCGAACATTTTCTTAGAGAAAACCTGCATTTTTAAAGAAAAATCTTTAATATACTGTCTTGTTTTATTCTCTTTCAGCAAAACGAAATATAAGAATACCACCATGAAAATTCTGGCAATAAGACTTGCAAGAGCAGAACCCTTTACACCCATTTCTGGGAAAATCCATATTCCTTTAATGAAAACATAATTTAAAACAATATTAATTACGTTAGCAATAATGGTAGCTTTTGTAACCCCAATGGTATAAGACAAACCTTCTGAAACCTCTCTTAAAGTCTGAAATGCCATAAAAGGAACAATGCTGATTGCCATAATAGTCAGGAAATCTACAGTATCGGGTATAATTTTTTCCGGCTGACCAGAATGGTAGAGCAGAGGCATTGCCAAAAGCAATACTGCCATAAGAATGGTTCCTACCGCCATATTGATGACAAAACCATGACTGAAAACAGAATTAATGGTTTTGTGGTCATGTTGAGAATGAGCCTGAGAAACCAATGGCGGAATGGCAAACGAAAATCCCAATGCCAAAACAAACATGGAGAAAAATACGGCATTCCCAAGTGAAACTGAAGCTAAAGCATCTGCTCCCAATAATTTACCAACGATTATATTGTCGAAAAGGTTTACAGAAACCTGCCCAACCTGCGTAAGCATTACGGGAAGAGCAAGCGTTAAGGCTTCTTTGGTATAGTTTTTATTTAAAAAGTTCATATCATTACAAAAAAAAATCTGCAGCATAAATACTGCAAATTTTTATTATTTAAGACAATTAAATATTAATTATTTTCTTACAAAACTTGCAACATCTTCTTTAGAAACAGTGTTTCCACCAAGAATGATTAATCTTTCTACCACATTTCTCAACTCTCGGATATTTCCGGTCCATGATAGTTCTTTCAGTGCATCTATAGCAGTATCATCAAAGCTTTTTAAGGCAGTGCCATGCTCTTCGGATATCATTTTAGAAAAATGTTCTACCAAAAGTTTAATATCATCTTTTCTTTCATCCAAAGGCGGAACATAGATTTCAATTACAGAAAGTCTGTGGTACAGATCTTCTCTAAATCTTCCCTCAGCAATTTCTGTCTGCATATTTTTGTTGGTTGCCGCCAAGACACGTACATCAACTTTAATTTCTTTATCGCTTCCTACAGGAGAAACTTTACTTTCCTGTAAAGCACGCAACACTTTTGCCTGAGCAATAAGACTCATATCACCAATCTCATCTAAGAAAATCGTTCCGTTGTTGGCTTGTTCAAACTTTCCCTGTTTATCTTTAATAGCTCCGGTAAATGAACCTTTTACATGCCCGAAAAGTTCAGATTCTATTAATTCTGAAGGGATTGCAGCACAGTTTACTTCCACCATCGGACCTTTAGATCTTTCGCTTAAATTATGAATAGCGTGTGCAACCAATTCTTTACCAGCACCATTGGGACCTGTAATTAAAACTCTTGCGTCTGAAGGAGCCACTTTTTCAATCATCTCCTGAATTTTCTTCAAAGGAGCAGAATCACCAATCATTTGGTACTTTTTACTGACTTTCTTTTTAAGTGTTTTATTTTCAGATTGAAGATTTTTATTTTCTTTTTTTAGAGTTTCTTTAGCCAAAGCATTTTTTACGCTCGTAATCAGTCTATTGATGTCTATTGGCTTAGAAATAAAATCGTATGCGCCATCTTTAAGACAAGAAACTGCAGAATCGATATCGGCATGACCAGAAATCATGATGAATGTAGTTTCCGGTTTTAAGGCTAAACTCTGTTTCAAAAGTTCTGTTCCTGAAAGCTTCGGCATCTTGATGTCTGAAATTACAAGGGCAAAATCTTCTTTTTCTACCTGTTTGTAGCCTTCCAGCCCATCATCGGCGATTATAAATTCATAATCATTGAGTTCATCCGAAAGAATACTGTGGAGTACTCCGGAAATTGCTTTTTCGTCTTCTACAATAAGGATTTTTTGCATAGGTGCAAATTTAGTTAATTTTTGCTTGATTATTAGCAAATATCATTCCTAAAATCTATTTAGAATAATCTCTTCTGCCGAAAATAGCCGATCCTACACGTACTGAATTCGCACCGCATTCAATAGCCAAAGGAAAATCATCGCTCATTCCCATAGAAAGAGTCTGCAAAGTATGGATCTCACTTAATTCATCAAAAAGAGTCTTCAAAACTGAAAATTCTTTACGAATCTGGCTTTCATCTTTCGTAAAGGTTGCCATTCCCATTAATCCTGTAATTTCAACATGGGGAAATTCGCCGTTGGTGAATTTTGTGAATAAATCTTTGGCATCAGCAATTTCAAGTCCGAATTTACTTTCTTCATCAGCAATTTTCACCTGCAATAAAACTTTTATGGTACGTTGATGCTTCGCTGCTTCTTTATTAATTTCATTTAAAAGCTTCTCAGAATCTACACTTTGTATGGTATCTATAAATTCTGCAATATATTTAACCTTATTGGTCTGCAGGTGCCCGATTAAATGCCACTGGATATCTTTTGGAAGCAACGGGTATTTTTCGGTAAGTTCCTGAACTTTATTTTCTCCAAAAACTCTCTGTCCAAAATCATAAACTTCCTGAATAGCTTCAACCGGATGTGTTTTAGACACCGCAACCAATTGTACATTTTCCGGAAGCTGGTTTTTTATGTTATTGTAATTCTCCTCTAAAC encodes the following:
- a CDS encoding MATE family efflux transporter produces the protein MNFLNKNYTKEALTLALPVMLTQVGQVSVNLFDNIIVGKLLGADALASVSLGNAVFFSMFVLALGFSFAIPPLVSQAHSQHDHKTINSVFSHGFVINMAVGTILMAVLLLAMPLLYHSGQPEKIIPDTVDFLTIMAISIVPFMAFQTLREVSEGLSYTIGVTKATIIANVINIVLNYVFIKGIWIFPEMGVKGSALASLIARIFMVVFLYFVLLKENKTRQYIKDFSLKMQVFSKKMFEKMIRLGFPTALQMFFEVTAFAGAAFICGLISAHDIASHQIALSMASFTFNLCIGFSVASTVMIGRKLGEKNFVELRKIGINNLKIAFLFMCFCGFVFIVGRNILPTFFTKPEEIEVITLASKLMIIAALFQLSDGIQVTALGMLRGLQDVKIPSIYTFIAYWLITIPLGYFLCVTLKMGAFGMWIALGLGLTISACMLVKRFLNLSSRRINENTK
- a CDS encoding sigma-54-dependent transcriptional regulator — encoded protein: MQKILIVEDEKAISGVLHSILSDELNDYEFIIADDGLEGYKQVEKEDFALVISDIKMPKLSGTELLKQSLALKPETTFIMISGHADIDSAVSCLKDGAYDFISKPIDINRLITSVKNALAKETLKKENKNLQSENKTLKKKVSKKYQMIGDSAPLKKIQEMIEKVAPSDARVLITGPNGAGKELVAHAIHNLSERSKGPMVEVNCAAIPSELIESELFGHVKGSFTGAIKDKQGKFEQANNGTIFLDEIGDMSLIAQAKVLRALQESKVSPVGSDKEIKVDVRVLAATNKNMQTEIAEGRFREDLYHRLSVIEIYVPPLDERKDDIKLLVEHFSKMISEEHGTALKSFDDTAIDALKELSWTGNIRELRNVVERLIILGGNTVSKEDVASFVRK
- a CDS encoding YggS family pyridoxal phosphate-dependent enzyme codes for the protein MSLEENYNNIKNQLPENVQLVAVSKTHPVEAIQEVYDFGQRVFGENKVQELTEKYPLLPKDIQWHLIGHLQTNKVKYIAEFIDTIQSVDSEKLLNEINKEAAKHQRTIKVLLQVKIADEESKFGLEIADAKDLFTKFTNGEFPHVEITGLMGMATFTKDESQIRKEFSVLKTLFDELSEIHTLQTLSMGMSDDFPLAIECGANSVRVGSAIFGRRDYSK
- a CDS encoding phosphohydrolase codes for the protein MTKEELLNKAIKIADKAHKGQKDKYQAPYIAHVMRVMEYGKTLDEKIVGVLHDVVEDHAEEFSFEYLRSEGFPEYILFAVSCLTKFDPEEAYEDFIKRTERSPLAVAVKLNDLRDNMDLRRVNRELTQKDIHRFNKYLKAYRYLTEKY
- a CDS encoding DUF2490 domain-containing protein, translating into MKLIVSFALLISISILKAQEHVSSFNALTINYKFHPKFFIYAEGQARGIEDYTYPDYYEIKGGLGYNLTKNHKPFIGLGRYATYKNHAIDKEEFRVWLQDIIDFKKGIVKFENRFRAEKSWFYEPQKDISSERIRYRYRLNISVPLNSKKIGPKTLFANVYDEIFLVTPMKPTFARNRVYGGFGYQIDDHFGVLGGYLWQREFEAKGNKNVHFVYLALNINIDDTGSKTKTYHFPGAD